A genome region from Fodinibius salicampi includes the following:
- a CDS encoding UDP-2,3-diacylglucosamine diphosphatase, translating to MDLSTIKPPVLFLSDVHFGGFSDQENHRIETELIQLIDYCEQRSIQIFILGDLFDYWMEFPDYIPSYGNKLLDRFETYNRNISSIPYITGNHDHWTYGHLIDRGFKITHEYIQCSLDQKKLMLLHGDGLANSHFDLPRPLMHRILRNSFFLKCYRAILNGSAGLTLMKYFSRFNRKLDDPENHKEMLSNWAKDQLQKSDFDLIISGHDHIPRREQYDFGSYINLGTFYKHRTLALYNNSAIKLVCWEPETHSLKPF from the coding sequence ATGGACTTATCCACTATTAAGCCTCCAGTCTTGTTCCTCTCTGATGTACATTTTGGGGGATTTTCGGACCAGGAGAACCACCGAATAGAAACCGAACTTATCCAGCTGATCGATTATTGCGAACAAAGATCTATTCAAATTTTTATCCTGGGGGATCTATTCGACTACTGGATGGAATTTCCTGACTATATTCCCTCCTATGGAAATAAACTTCTTGACCGATTTGAAACGTATAATCGTAATATCTCCTCTATTCCCTATATAACAGGTAATCATGATCACTGGACGTATGGACATCTTATAGACAGGGGATTCAAAATCACTCACGAATATATTCAATGTTCCCTGGACCAAAAAAAACTTATGCTCTTGCATGGAGATGGCTTAGCAAATTCCCATTTTGATCTACCCAGGCCACTGATGCACAGGATCCTGCGTAATTCCTTTTTTCTGAAATGTTATCGGGCTATATTAAATGGGTCGGCTGGGTTGACACTAATGAAATACTTTTCCCGTTTTAACAGAAAACTCGATGATCCTGAAAATCATAAAGAAATGCTTTCTAACTGGGCAAAAGATCAGTTACAGAAAAGTGATTTCGATTTAATAATTTCTGGTCACGATCATATACCCCGCCGGGAACAATATGACTTCGGAAGCTATATAAATTTAGGTACCTTTTACAAGCATCGTACTTTGGCCCTTTACAATAATTCAGCCATTAAACTCGTTTGTTGGGAGCCTGAAACACATTCTCTTAAACCATTTTGA
- a CDS encoding YceD family protein, producing MSKLEFNIVEIPEGESRRTVDLPDEALDLAPYEFKGGHIDLKFYRTLHFIRVNFHLDADVELVCDRSLEEYTQPIASDYEVLFKVDVQEETENEDGAVRRFNFSSNTLSIEEEVRDTVLLNIPIKKLHPKFIDEDGAPKEFEIKKFGDIRDESESDNIDPRWEKLKKLKN from the coding sequence ATGTCAAAACTTGAATTTAACATAGTTGAGATACCCGAAGGAGAAAGTCGGCGAACTGTCGACCTGCCGGACGAAGCATTGGATCTGGCTCCTTATGAATTTAAAGGGGGACACATAGATCTTAAATTCTATCGAACCCTCCATTTTATTCGGGTGAACTTTCATTTAGATGCCGATGTAGAATTGGTATGCGATCGATCGCTGGAAGAATATACTCAGCCGATAGCATCTGACTATGAAGTTCTTTTTAAAGTTGATGTACAGGAAGAAACGGAAAACGAAGACGGGGCCGTTCGCCGGTTTAATTTCTCGTCGAACACCCTCAGTATAGAGGAAGAAGTAAGAGATACAGTCTTACTAAATATTCCGATAAAAAAGCTGCATCCTAAATTTATTGATGAGGATGGAGCTCCCAAAGAGTTTGAAATAAAGAAGTTTGGGGATATCCGAGATGAATCTGAATCAGATAACATTGATCCCCGTTGGGAGAAATTGAAAAAACTTAAGAATTAA
- a CDS encoding penicillin-binding protein 1A has product MSNSDFDNEMDRYFNDPEYRRQKASKDNSGHSGYKNWFSFNWNKNDFVKWTTIAGGITVILFTGFLIFLFSGLPSVSELENPQTAIASEVKSRDGVVLDRFYTENRTYVPYEDISPHAINALIATEDHRFYEHWGIDMIRTLSVPWHLLNGRIQGGSTITQQLARNLYKKIGREFSIIRKLREMITAIEIEGNYTKREIIEMYLNTVEFPNSAFGIQSAAYTHYGKTAKELTAPEAATLIGSLKGVYLYNPRINPENAISRRNTVLMLLNERGFLDNTAYNQLLEQPLQLDYHPPSKAGTESRYFGQYVRQQIEGWAEENGYNLNTDGLTIYTTIDSRYQKYAQQAVETKLDSLQSIFVDEWTSSNGEFMDIFWQRYPQFLPSFIRETDRFKNGFSKYDTDQSSVVMEKLRADEAFVDSVKRAKMRLEAGFVGIDPKTGEILCWIGGSDYGDVQFDHVYQSERQAGSTFKPFVYTVAIDNGYMPYHRFSKYPRKFVQKSGRVWAPKDPSVPEGPDMLPLRQGLARSLNNVTVGLLPEIAGAPNTNRVEDLMPAAQKIKQMAENMGIDLSDERVFPSIALGTAEVSLLELTSAYTTFANQGVHIEPFAITRIEDKSGNVIKEYQPEFQQEAISPETAYIMIDMMRGVIRGGEDYYGTGVRLQSTYNIRQDIAGKTGTTQNAADNWFMGMTPHIVMGAWVGGADRRIRFPETSRTGQGAHTALPMVGRFMNLASSDPDAPWSYEAFEPPAGFVMPREGAGNNGNNTGTGRIDW; this is encoded by the coding sequence ATGAGTAACTCAGACTTTGATAATGAAATGGATCGTTATTTTAACGATCCCGAATACCGCCGGCAAAAGGCCTCAAAGGATAATTCTGGCCACTCAGGTTATAAAAATTGGTTCTCCTTTAACTGGAATAAAAATGATTTTGTTAAGTGGACAACCATTGCTGGTGGTATAACAGTTATATTGTTTACCGGTTTTCTTATTTTTCTTTTTTCGGGTCTTCCTTCAGTATCCGAACTTGAAAATCCTCAAACAGCTATTGCCTCCGAAGTTAAAAGTCGGGACGGCGTTGTTTTGGATCGTTTTTATACAGAAAATCGTACCTACGTACCCTATGAAGATATATCCCCCCATGCTATAAATGCATTAATAGCTACTGAGGATCACCGATTTTACGAACATTGGGGTATAGATATGATCCGCACCCTCTCCGTACCCTGGCATCTGCTGAACGGACGGATACAAGGAGGATCTACTATTACCCAACAGCTAGCCCGAAATTTATATAAGAAGATCGGGCGTGAATTTTCGATCATCAGGAAACTGCGCGAAATGATAACTGCCATTGAAATAGAGGGCAATTACACTAAGCGTGAAATAATAGAAATGTATTTGAATACAGTTGAATTTCCGAATAGCGCCTTCGGTATTCAATCTGCTGCATATACGCATTATGGTAAAACAGCCAAAGAACTTACAGCCCCTGAAGCCGCTACACTCATAGGTTCATTAAAAGGAGTTTATCTTTATAATCCACGCATTAATCCTGAAAATGCTATTTCCCGCCGCAATACGGTGCTTATGCTCCTCAATGAACGGGGATTTCTTGATAATACGGCCTATAACCAACTTTTAGAACAACCCCTGCAATTAGATTATCATCCTCCCTCCAAAGCCGGAACTGAAAGCAGGTATTTTGGGCAATATGTCAGGCAACAAATAGAAGGTTGGGCCGAAGAAAACGGCTATAATCTTAATACCGATGGACTTACGATCTATACCACTATTGATTCACGGTATCAAAAATATGCTCAACAAGCCGTAGAGACTAAGCTTGATTCTTTGCAGTCGATATTCGTAGATGAATGGACCTCCTCCAATGGGGAGTTTATGGATATCTTCTGGCAGCGATATCCCCAGTTCTTACCCAGTTTTATTCGTGAAACCGATCGTTTTAAAAACGGGTTTTCTAAATATGACACCGATCAATCCTCGGTAGTTATGGAAAAATTGAGGGCCGATGAAGCTTTTGTGGACTCCGTCAAGCGCGCTAAAATGCGCTTAGAAGCAGGATTTGTAGGGATTGATCCCAAGACGGGCGAAATCCTGTGCTGGATAGGCGGCTCCGACTATGGTGATGTACAGTTCGACCATGTCTACCAGTCCGAACGACAAGCCGGATCAACCTTTAAGCCCTTTGTATATACCGTGGCTATTGATAATGGCTATATGCCCTATCACAGATTCTCAAAATATCCCCGCAAATTTGTTCAAAAGAGCGGCAGAGTTTGGGCCCCCAAAGATCCGAGTGTTCCCGAAGGACCGGATATGCTGCCCCTGCGGCAAGGACTGGCACGGAGCTTAAATAATGTGACGGTTGGACTGCTGCCCGAAATTGCGGGGGCTCCGAATACAAACCGTGTTGAAGATTTAATGCCAGCAGCGCAAAAGATAAAGCAGATGGCTGAAAATATGGGGATTGACCTCTCGGATGAACGCGTATTCCCATCTATAGCCCTTGGAACAGCGGAAGTATCGCTGTTGGAATTAACAAGCGCCTATACCACTTTTGCGAATCAGGGCGTGCATATTGAACCCTTCGCAATTACCCGTATTGAAGACAAGTCCGGCAATGTAATTAAAGAATATCAGCCGGAGTTTCAGCAGGAAGCAATAAGTCCTGAGACAGCTTATATTATGATTGATATGATGCGCGGGGTTATACGGGGCGGAGAAGATTACTATGGAACCGGCGTGCGCCTGCAAAGCACTTATAATATCCGACAGGATATTGCCGGAAAGACCGGAACTACACAGAATGCGGCAGATAACTGGTTTATGGGAATGACTCCTCATATTGTAATGGGAGCTTGGGTGGGCGGTGCCGACCGGCGTATTCGCTTCCCTGAGACCAGCAGGACCGGTCAGGGGGCCCATACAGCACTCCCAATGGTCGGTCGATTCATGAACCTTGCCTCATCCGATCCCGATGCTCCCTGGAGTTATGAAGCATTTGAACCTCCTGCAGGATTTGTGATGCCCCGGGAAGGTGCCGGCAACAACGGTAATAACACCGGTACCGGTCGGATTGACTGGTAA
- a CDS encoding polyprenyl synthetase family protein, with product MIDSQLQELTSFNRKKKKNLRQITRPVADELSEFRHFYKDALRTDVFVLDKIVQYLLRQKGKELRPTLVFMSARLFGEPTTRSHVAATMIELLHTATLIHDDVVDEADIRRGFLSINKVWNNKAGVLLGDFLLSKGLLIALDYDEFKLLKVLSKAVESMSEGELRQFKAARLFNMDEDYYFKVISEKTASLIAACCECGAISTTDNVDYHQKMHAIGMNVGIAFQIRDDLFDYGVDDIGKPKRNDIRERKVTLPFIKALDNASITEKIHVRHLMRKRNKKESDIDKIVAFVHEKGGIKYAQSIMKEYASKALSELETLPMSEDRQAFEDLIEFIISRKK from the coding sequence ATGATAGACTCTCAGTTGCAAGAACTTACTTCCTTTAATCGGAAGAAGAAAAAAAATCTTCGCCAGATTACTCGTCCAGTAGCGGATGAACTCTCGGAATTCAGGCATTTTTATAAAGATGCTCTTCGAACTGATGTGTTTGTACTCGATAAAATTGTGCAATACCTACTCCGCCAAAAGGGAAAAGAACTCCGTCCTACCCTGGTATTTATGTCGGCCCGCTTATTTGGGGAGCCTACTACCAGAAGTCATGTGGCAGCAACCATGATAGAGCTCTTGCATACTGCAACCCTCATTCACGATGATGTAGTTGATGAAGCTGATATACGTCGGGGATTTCTAAGTATAAACAAAGTATGGAATAATAAAGCAGGAGTGTTGTTAGGCGATTTTTTACTTTCCAAAGGACTACTCATTGCTCTGGACTATGACGAGTTTAAACTACTAAAAGTACTTTCTAAAGCGGTAGAAAGTATGAGCGAAGGAGAATTACGGCAGTTTAAAGCAGCCCGCCTTTTTAATATGGATGAAGATTACTATTTCAAAGTCATCTCTGAAAAAACAGCCAGTCTTATTGCTGCCTGCTGCGAATGTGGGGCTATCTCTACCACTGATAATGTGGATTATCATCAAAAGATGCATGCTATTGGAATGAATGTGGGGATTGCATTCCAAATACGCGACGATCTTTTTGATTATGGGGTTGATGATATTGGTAAGCCCAAACGAAATGATATTCGTGAACGCAAAGTAACCCTGCCCTTTATAAAGGCGCTGGATAATGCGTCCATAACGGAAAAAATTCATGTCCGGCATCTAATGAGGAAACGGAATAAAAAAGAATCTGACATCGATAAAATTGTCGCTTTTGTTCACGAAAAAGGGGGAATTAAATATGCTCAGTCCATAATGAAAGAATATGCCTCAAAGGCACTCTCGGAATTAGAGACGCTTCCCATGTCCGAAGACCGACAAGCATTTGAGGATCTTATTGAGTTTATCATCAGCCGAAAAAAATAA
- the rpmF gene encoding 50S ribosomal protein L32, producing the protein MAHPKRRHSSSRTNKRRSHHKIAEPTLAECSNCGAYHKYHHVCTECGYYRGRQVLNVNK; encoded by the coding sequence ATGGCACATCCAAAGCGTAGACATTCCTCTTCACGAACTAATAAGCGGCGTTCACATCACAAAATTGCTGAACCCACTCTTGCCGAATGCAGTAATTGTGGTGCATATCATAAATATCATCATGTGTGCACAGAATGCGGATACTACCGCGGTCGACAGGTACTGAACGTAAATAAATAA
- a CDS encoding deoxynucleoside kinase: protein MAESEHHPITEQVSDDELKFISVAGNIGAGKSSLTGLLAKHFGWEPFYESVDDNPYLSDFYDDMRRWSFNLQIYFLSSRFRHQKQMLQRPGRFVQDRTIYEDVEIFAKNLHEMGLMSDRDFENYQALFSEMAHYLKPPGLLIYIRAQVPTLVKQIQQRGRDYENTIRIEYLERLNRLYEDWIDRYPHEKLIIDTDDLDFVNSNEDLGRIIELIEQRLFGLFN from the coding sequence ATGGCAGAAAGTGAACATCATCCTATTACGGAACAGGTATCTGACGATGAGTTAAAGTTTATCTCCGTTGCTGGTAATATAGGCGCTGGTAAATCTTCTCTAACGGGATTGCTCGCTAAGCATTTTGGCTGGGAACCATTTTATGAATCGGTAGATGATAATCCTTATTTATCCGATTTTTATGATGATATGCGGAGATGGAGCTTCAATCTGCAGATTTATTTTCTTTCCAGTCGTTTCAGACATCAAAAACAGATGTTGCAACGGCCTGGGCGTTTCGTACAGGATCGGACGATATATGAAGATGTGGAAATTTTTGCCAAAAACCTGCATGAAATGGGGCTAATGAGCGACCGAGACTTTGAAAACTATCAGGCCTTATTTTCAGAAATGGCCCATTATCTTAAACCTCCGGGACTACTAATCTATATTCGTGCACAAGTTCCAACCTTGGTTAAGCAAATCCAACAACGGGGAAGGGATTATGAAAATACAATACGCATCGAATATTTAGAGCGATTAAATCGTTTATATGAGGACTGGATTGACCGTTATCCCCATGAAAAGCTAATTATTGATACCGATGATCTGGATTTTGTAAACAGTAACGAAGATTTAGGGCGAATTATTGAACTCATTGAACAGCGTTTATTTGGCTTGTTTAATTGA
- the fabD gene encoding ACP S-malonyltransferase, translating to MSTAFIFPGQGSQSVGMGQAHYQQNEQFAHYINRANEVLGFDLKTIMFEGPADKLKQTEFTQPAIFLHSIALYNTLDASPDMVAGHSLGEFSALVACGAVSFEDALRIVRRRGELMQQAGEENPGTMAAVIGMDDEVVEQICKQAAKQLGKEVIAANYNCPGQIVISGDVEAVEKAVELLKEEGCRLAKILPVSGAFHSSLMQPAYDGLKESLERLSVSEPACPVYSNYTAEPTIDPEEIRSNVLNQLLNPVLWTQTLMNMHENGADSFVEVGPGNVLQGLVKRTLDNVEINGHQ from the coding sequence ATGAGTACTGCTTTTATATTTCCTGGACAAGGTTCTCAATCTGTTGGTATGGGACAAGCCCACTATCAACAAAATGAACAATTTGCCCATTACATAAATCGGGCAAATGAAGTATTAGGTTTTGACCTTAAAACTATTATGTTTGAGGGACCTGCAGATAAACTCAAGCAAACAGAATTTACACAACCAGCCATTTTCTTGCACTCCATAGCCCTATATAATACATTAGATGCCAGTCCAGATATGGTTGCAGGGCATAGCCTTGGCGAGTTTTCTGCTTTGGTTGCATGTGGGGCAGTATCATTTGAGGATGCCCTGCGGATTGTTCGCAGGCGGGGTGAGCTTATGCAGCAGGCGGGAGAAGAAAACCCGGGCACGATGGCTGCTGTTATTGGCATGGACGATGAAGTAGTAGAACAAATTTGTAAACAGGCTGCCAAGCAATTAGGTAAAGAAGTTATTGCAGCAAACTATAATTGTCCCGGACAAATTGTAATTTCAGGTGATGTAGAGGCTGTTGAAAAGGCCGTGGAATTGTTGAAGGAAGAAGGATGTAGGTTAGCCAAAATATTGCCGGTAAGTGGAGCCTTTCACTCTTCATTAATGCAGCCGGCTTATGACGGATTAAAAGAAAGTTTGGAGCGTTTATCTGTTAGTGAACCAGCATGTCCGGTTTATAGCAACTATACGGCAGAACCCACTATCGATCCTGAGGAAATCAGGTCAAACGTACTTAATCAGTTGTTGAATCCCGTATTATGGACCCAAACTTTAATGAATATGCATGAAAATGGTGCAGATTCTTTTGTAGAGGTAGGGCCGGGTAATGTACTCCAGGGTTTGGTAAAGCGAACGCTGGATAATGTAGAAATAAATGGTCATCAATAA
- the atpC gene encoding ATP synthase F1 subunit epsilon: MTSFKAQILTPEGSLLDEEVTGVKLPGTMGSFEVKTLHANIMSTLEVGEVVVRKATGEEQHFAITGGFVEVVDNHLHLLAEAAESVEEIDVERAKAAKERARERLASASEDDSIDKKRAKKALERAENRIKLAADVTVSTQ; encoded by the coding sequence ATGACCAGTTTCAAAGCTCAAATTCTAACTCCAGAGGGTTCGCTTCTGGATGAAGAGGTAACAGGTGTTAAACTGCCCGGAACAATGGGCAGCTTCGAAGTTAAAACGCTGCATGCCAATATTATGTCTACTCTTGAAGTAGGTGAAGTGGTGGTTCGCAAAGCAACCGGGGAAGAGCAGCATTTCGCTATAACCGGTGGATTTGTAGAGGTTGTGGATAACCACCTGCATTTACTTGCTGAGGCTGCTGAATCGGTAGAGGAGATTGATGTAGAGCGTGCAAAAGCTGCAAAAGAACGAGCACGTGAACGTTTGGCATCAGCATCGGAAGATGACTCTATCGATAAGAAAAGAGCGAAGAAAGCTTTAGAAAGGGCAGAAAACCGTATCAAACTAGCGGCTGATGTAACGGTATCTACACAGTAA
- a CDS encoding glucose-6-phosphate isomerase, producing MIKADYSRARSFLTDNEYEESYAKAEQSFQLIKQESGEGAEWLGWRKMLTDPNDAILEELDSLASTIREEADVFVVCGIGGSYLGSRAVIEALSSFFGGAGPEILFAGHHLSGKYLEQLIQYLEEPNDEGEPKSVYLNVISKSGTTLETALSFRVIRNWMEDRFEDVDGRIICTTSATGGALNALIEEHGYQKFVIPEDVGGRFSVLTPVGLLPIAIAGIDIRSLFYEAVSQYEQLEEDPQNVLKYAAIKHALYEKGTVTDLFTTFEPQLNDLCGWLQQLLGESEGKDGVGMFPAKAVYSTDLHSLGQFVQDGPRNLMETFIQVEQGNDHITIDEDEQNHDGLNYLSGRSFHEVNTRALEGTLQAHYEGGVPCIVIKMEELNAQHIGEFIYFFELMTAIYCYCLGVNPFNQPGVEFYKKEMYKLLGKK from the coding sequence ATGATAAAAGCTGATTATAGCCGTGCTCGGTCTTTTTTGACAGATAATGAGTACGAAGAAAGTTACGCTAAAGCGGAGCAGTCCTTCCAGTTAATTAAGCAAGAAAGTGGTGAAGGAGCCGAATGGCTGGGTTGGCGGAAGATGCTAACGGATCCTAACGATGCAATACTCGAGGAGTTGGATAGCCTGGCCTCTACCATTAGAGAAGAAGCAGATGTATTTGTGGTCTGTGGTATTGGAGGCTCTTACCTGGGATCTCGTGCGGTAATTGAGGCATTATCCTCATTCTTTGGAGGGGCAGGCCCAGAAATTTTGTTCGCGGGGCATCATCTCAGTGGAAAATATCTTGAACAGCTTATCCAATATTTGGAAGAGCCCAATGATGAGGGAGAACCCAAAAGTGTGTATTTAAATGTGATTTCAAAGTCTGGAACAACTTTGGAGACGGCACTCTCATTTCGCGTTATCCGTAATTGGATGGAGGATAGGTTCGAAGATGTTGATGGTCGGATTATTTGTACTACCAGTGCAACGGGTGGTGCACTAAATGCCCTGATTGAAGAGCACGGATATCAGAAATTTGTAATTCCCGAAGATGTCGGCGGACGCTTTTCTGTGCTTACACCCGTAGGCTTGTTGCCCATAGCTATAGCGGGAATAGATATTCGTTCCCTGTTTTATGAGGCCGTATCACAGTATGAACAGTTGGAGGAAGATCCACAAAATGTTCTGAAATATGCGGCAATTAAGCATGCATTATATGAAAAGGGAACAGTTACGGATTTGTTTACGACTTTTGAGCCTCAGTTAAACGATTTATGCGGCTGGTTGCAGCAATTGCTGGGTGAAAGCGAGGGAAAAGATGGAGTGGGAATGTTTCCCGCTAAAGCAGTTTATTCTACGGACTTGCATAGCTTAGGACAGTTTGTCCAGGATGGACCTCGTAATTTAATGGAGACTTTTATCCAAGTTGAGCAGGGTAATGATCATATTACAATTGATGAAGATGAACAGAACCATGATGGCCTAAATTATCTAAGCGGGCGCTCTTTTCATGAAGTTAATACAAGGGCTCTGGAGGGGACATTGCAGGCACACTATGAAGGAGGAGTGCCGTGCATTGTAATAAAAATGGAAGAGTTAAATGCTCAGCATATCGGTGAGTTTATTTACTTTTTTGAACTTATGACAGCCATTTATTGCTATTGTTTGGGAGTCAATCCGTTTAATCAGCCGGGCGTGGAGTTTTATAAAAAAGAAATGTATAAACTTTTGGGAAAGAAGTAG
- a CDS encoding beta-ketoacyl-ACP synthase III, with the protein MAERKLAGITSVGHYLPEYRLTNSDLEEMVDTNDEWIRTRTGISERRILKDEGKATAFMGAKAAAEAIERRGIDADEIDVIIVATVTPDYLFPATACLVQEQIGANNAYGFDLSAACSGFLFALSNGANMIESGRAEKVLVIGADKMSSIVDYTDRSTCILFGDGAGAVLLEPTEDGTGIIDYIHHTEGDTNGTLYQPAGGSLNPASHDTVAERLHYAKQDGRTVFKKATVGMADVSAEIMEKNDLTAEDIAWLVPHQANLRIIDATANRMGLDSEKVMVNIDKYGNTTAATIPLCLYDWKDKLNHGDNLVLAAFGGGYTWGSIYMKWGEQ; encoded by the coding sequence ATGGCGGAAAGAAAACTGGCAGGAATTACATCTGTAGGTCACTATTTGCCTGAATACAGGTTGACCAATAGTGACCTTGAAGAAATGGTGGATACAAATGATGAATGGATTCGTACTCGTACGGGCATCAGTGAACGGAGGATCCTAAAAGACGAAGGTAAGGCCACTGCATTTATGGGGGCAAAAGCGGCGGCAGAAGCCATAGAACGCCGGGGTATTGACGCTGATGAGATAGATGTAATCATCGTAGCCACGGTCACACCCGATTATCTTTTTCCAGCAACGGCCTGTTTAGTTCAGGAACAAATAGGGGCTAATAACGCCTATGGATTTGATCTTTCAGCCGCCTGTTCCGGATTCCTGTTTGCCCTGTCTAACGGTGCCAATATGATTGAGTCAGGCAGAGCGGAGAAAGTACTGGTTATAGGGGCCGATAAGATGAGTTCCATTGTAGATTATACCGACCGATCAACCTGTATTTTATTTGGGGATGGAGCCGGAGCTGTATTATTGGAACCTACAGAGGATGGTACTGGCATTATTGATTATATACATCATACTGAGGGGGATACTAATGGAACGCTTTATCAACCTGCAGGGGGGAGTTTAAACCCGGCTTCCCATGATACCGTAGCGGAGCGACTTCATTATGCAAAACAGGACGGGCGTACGGTGTTTAAAAAGGCGACGGTAGGCATGGCTGATGTATCGGCCGAGATAATGGAAAAGAACGACCTTACGGCCGAAGACATAGCATGGTTGGTACCCCATCAGGCGAATTTGAGAATTATTGATGCGACAGCTAATCGCATGGGACTTGATAGCGAAAAGGTAATGGTTAATATTGATAAATACGGTAATACAACTGCTGCAACTATTCCACTTTGTTTATACGACTGGAAGGATAAATTAAATCATGGCGATAACCTGGTCCTCGCAGCTTTTGGTGGCGGCTATACATGGGGATCAATTTATATGAAATGGGGGGAACAATAA
- the plsX gene encoding phosphate acyltransferase PlsX, which produces MVIAVDAVGGDFYPQSPVKGAVQASEKLPDLNLILVGPEDIIEDELSNYDHDSQRIKIQHAPEIIGMNESPAQAVKTKQNSSIVSGLGMHKMGKCDAFVSAGNTGALLAASTFLLGKLKGVSRPTIAAVYPTIQGLRLMMDVGANLEVRSEMYVQFAQMGSIYAHEIMGIEEPKVGLLNVGEEKSKGTEDLKEAYEALAELPNFAGNIEGRDIFDAKADIFLCDGLIGNILLKFGESIPKALKVFFKKGIKNLNLGPEESKVVQQVLKSSLEEFNPDRVGGVPFLGVDGLSMVGHGSSKPRAMKNMILNAAKCLEHNINEKIVASLN; this is translated from the coding sequence ATGGTTATTGCTGTTGATGCCGTAGGTGGGGATTTTTATCCGCAGAGTCCGGTAAAAGGTGCTGTTCAGGCTTCTGAAAAGTTACCCGATCTTAATCTTATTTTAGTCGGACCTGAAGACATAATTGAAGATGAGCTTTCTAATTATGATCATGATTCTCAACGCATAAAGATACAGCACGCCCCTGAGATTATTGGAATGAATGAATCGCCTGCCCAAGCGGTTAAAACCAAGCAGAACTCTTCTATTGTCTCAGGGCTGGGCATGCATAAAATGGGTAAATGCGATGCTTTCGTCAGTGCCGGGAATACGGGTGCACTTTTGGCAGCATCTACTTTTTTATTAGGTAAATTAAAAGGAGTTTCCAGGCCCACTATTGCTGCTGTCTATCCAACCATCCAAGGGTTAAGATTAATGATGGATGTGGGGGCAAATTTGGAAGTTCGCTCGGAAATGTATGTTCAATTTGCTCAAATGGGTTCAATTTATGCTCATGAAATTATGGGCATTGAAGAACCTAAAGTTGGACTGCTCAATGTAGGGGAAGAAAAGAGTAAGGGTACTGAGGATCTGAAAGAGGCTTACGAAGCTCTGGCTGAGCTACCTAACTTTGCCGGGAATATTGAAGGACGGGATATCTTTGATGCAAAGGCAGATATATTTTTGTGTGACGGACTTATAGGAAATATCTTGTTAAAGTTTGGAGAATCTATACCAAAAGCTCTTAAAGTTTTCTTTAAAAAAGGTATAAAGAATTTAAATTTGGGCCCCGAAGAATCAAAAGTAGTTCAGCAGGTTCTTAAAAGTTCACTAGAAGAATTTAATCCGGATCGGGTAGGTGGTGTGCCTTTTCTAGGCGTTGACGGACTTAGTATGGTGGGACATGGAAGCAGTAAACCCCGGGCAATGAAAAATATGATATTGAATGCAGCGAAATGCCTCGAGCACAATATCAATGAAAAAATTGTAGCATCTCTTAATTAA